A genomic stretch from Oncorhynchus kisutch isolate 150728-3 unplaced genomic scaffold, Okis_V2 scaffold3219, whole genome shotgun sequence includes:
- the LOC116371429 gene encoding zinc finger protein 391-like: protein MSSLSYSPPVKEEEVCWTEEEALVKEEEKDVTIEKQVEGEAATVKEEEKDVSVKEEEDSFRVKEEEDVTVKEEEDAVFGVKEEEREMTVTSKKEEEEEEEETGYLGPVSQSHLKASNGSNDELNREMVLRNRSLINTRERRDSCGFSGEPHKHHEADEAEKSLSTSEHLKKHQRKPTGKKSHRCSVCGKSYSRSDSLKAHQRIHTGKKSHHCSDCGKTYSRSDSLKVHQKKTHWRETSLLL, encoded by the exons atgagttcactaagctactctcctcctgtaaaagaagaggaggtctgctggacggaggaaGAAGCTctggtgaaagaggaagagaaagatgtTACAATAGAAAAACAAGTAGAGGGCGAGGCTGctacagtgaaagaagaagagaaagacgtttcagtgaaagaagaggaagactcgttcagagtgaaagaggaggaggatgttacagtaaaagaagaggaggatgcagtttttggagtgaaagaggaggagagggagatgactgttacatcgaaaaaagaggaggaggaggaagaggaggaaactggatatctgggcccggtttcccaaagtcatcttaaggcatccaatggttctaacgatgaacttaACCGTGAAATGGTTTTGAGAAACCgttccctgattaacacta gagagagacgtgactcTTGTGGATTCTCTGGGGAGCCTCACAAACATCATgaagctgacgaggcagagaagagtctctccacatcagaacacctcaagaaacaccagcggaaacccacagggaagaaatctcaccGCTGCTCTGTCTGTGGGAAGAGTTACTCAAGATCAGATTCACTGAAggcacaccagagaattcacacagGGAAGAAGTCTcaccactgctctgactgtgggaagactTACTCAAGATCAGATTCACTAAAAGTACACCAGAAAAAAACACATTGGAGAGAAACCTCACTGCTGCTCTAA